The segment CTGGCCGGCGTCGTAGCAGCGGATTTCCGGGTGGTGGTAGGTGACTTCGGCGCGTTCGGCGGGCTGGTCGTCGATGAAGGCGATGGCCGACGGTGCGAAGTTGATCCGGTCCGCTATCTCCTTGACCGACTGGGACTTGGGGTGCCAGCCGATCTGCGGCAGTACGAAGTAGTCGGCGATGCCGAGTGCTTCGAGCCGTTGCCAGGCGTGGTCGTGGTCGTTCTTGCTGGCCACGGATTGGAGGATGCCCCGGGCGTCGAGTTCGACGATGGTACGGCGGATCTCGTCCGGGAGGACTACCTCGGAGTCCTCCAGCAGGGTTCCCCGCCACAGAGTGTTGTCGAGGTCCCAGACCAAACATTTGACGAGGGCGGGTGCTTCGGACAAGGGTCGCTCCTTCGGGACAGCTGTTACTGCGTCGTCGTGGTGGCGGAACGGGGTGGGGGTGGCCGTCAGAGGGTGTCGAGGGCGTGCCGGGCCAGGATCAGCTGTGAGATCTCGGTACTGCCTTCGATCAGTTCCATGGCCTTGGCGTCCCGGTAGGCGCGGGACACCACGTGCCCGTCGGTGAATCCGCGGGAGGCCAGCACCTGGACGGCGGTGGCGGCGCCGCGGGCGGCGTGGGTGGCGGCGACCTGTTTGGCCAGTACGGCAGCCACGGCCGCGTCGGGGGCGCCGCGGCTCCACTGCTCCGCGGCATGGCGGCAGACCTGGGTGGCGATCCGTTCCGAGGTGTAGAGCTCGGCGATGTGCCGGGCGACGAGCTGGTGCTCGGCGATGGGGGTGCCGCCCTGTTCGCGGGTGCGGGCGTCGGCGGTGGCGGCGGCCAGGCAGGCGCGCAGGATGCCGACGCACCCCCAGGCAACGGACATCCGGCCGTAGGACAGGGCGGTGGTGAAGAGCAGCGGGAGCGGCTGCCCGCCGCCGCCGAGGAGGGCCCGGGCGGGGATCCGCGCTTCGTCGAGGACGATGCGGCAGTGGGTGGCGGCGCGGCAGCCCAGTGGGGACGGGACGGGTTCGACGGATACGCCTGGGGTGTCGGTGGGGACCATGGCCGCGGCGCCGCCGGGGCCGTCGTCGTACTGCCCGAAGACGAGGACGAGATCGGCGTAGACGGCGCCGGTGATCCACATTTTCTCGCCGGTGACCAGGAGGTCGTCCGTTCCGTCGCCGGCCGGGCGGATCCGGGTGGTCATGCCGCTGAGGTCGGATCCCGCGCCGGGTTCGCTGAATGCCGTGCAGGCGAGCCGGCCGCTCGTCAGCTGCCCGAGGTAGTGGTGGCGCTGCTCGCGGTCGCCGAAGCGGTGCACGGTGGTGGCGGCGATGCCCTGGACCGTCATGATGCTCCGCAGCGAGCTGCACAGGGCGCCGATGTGGGCGGTCAGTTCACCGCCGGCCAGTCCGTCGGCGCCCGGCCCGCCGAAGCGGGCGGGGACCTCGGCGGACAGTACGCCCATCTCGCCGAGTTTACGGAGCAGGCCGACCGGGATACGGCCGGCCGCGTCCCAGGCGGCCGGGCCGTCGCCGACGAGCTCGTCGATCACCGCGGTGTCGAACGTCATCCGTCCTGACCTTCGCTCCCGGCCGTGCTGAGGCGCAGTACCAGGGCCGACATGGCCTGCACGCTGCGGAAGTGGTTCATGGACAGTTCGGGTCCGACGATCTCGATGTCGTACTCGTCCTCCAGGTGCACCACCAGTTGGAGGGCGAACATCGAGGAGATGACGCCTGTGGTGAAGAGGTCCTGTTCGGGGGTGGGTTCGTTGCCGGTGCGCTCGGCGAGGAACGCGGTCAGCTCCTTCTGGACGGTGGGGCCGTGGGTTCCGGCGTTCGCTGCGGTCATCGCATGTTCCTTTCCGTGGCGGACCGGTAGTCGTAGAAACCGCGGCCCGTCTTGCGGCCGTGGTGACCGTCGCGGACCTTTCGCAGCATCAGTTCGCAGGGGTCGCATTCGGGGTCGCCGGTGCGTTCGTGGAGCACCCGCAGGGAGTCGACGAGGTTGTCGATACCGATCAGGTCGGCGGTGCGCAGCGGTCCGGTGGAGTGTCCGAGGCAGCCTTCCAGCAGGCCGTCGACGGTTTCCGCGGTGGCCACTCCTTCCTGGACGAGCATGGCCGCGCGGTTGATCAGTGGATGCAGCAGCCGGTTGATGACGAAGCCCGGGGCGTCGTTGACCACCAGTGCTTCGCGGTCGAGCGCGCGCAGGAGGGCGCCGACGGCGTCCATGGTGGCGTCGGTGGTGGCGGAGCCCCGGATCACCTCGACCATTTTGATCAGGTAGGAGGGGTTCATGAAGTGCACGCCGACGAGTTCCTCGCCTCTGGCGACCCAGTCGGCCATTTCGTCGACCGGGACGCAGGAGGTGTTGGAGATCAGCAGGGTGCCGGGGGTGACCAGGGCGGAGACCTCGGCCAGCACTTTGCGTTTGACTTCGGTGATCTCCACGACGGCTTCGATGACGGTGGTGGCGTCGGCGATGTCGGCGAGCGAGGTGGTGGTGGTCACGGTGCCCTGTGGGCGGTTCGCCGGGAGGGCGCCCATCAGCTGGGCGTGCTTGAGCTTGTGCCGGATGGTGGTGCGGGCCGTGGCCAGGATCTCGTCGTCGATGTCGACGAGGGTGACGCTCACTCCGTGGCCGGCGGCGAGGGCGGTGATGTTGGTGCCCATGACGCCGGCGCCGACGACGGCGAGACGGTGTTGGCCCGGCTGCTCGTTTCGTATGTCAGTCATCGTCCCTGTCCAAAGTGGCGGTGAGGTGCGTGGTAAGCCAGGACTCGACGGCTTGCGCGGTGGTCTCGGCCCGGGAGCCGATCATCGTGAAGTGGTCGCCGGGCACGGCCACCGGAGTGACGTCGTCGGAGTAGGCCCACGGGGCCTTTTCGAAGTCGGCCGCTCCGCCGTGGCCTTCGGGGTCCTCGGGGGTTGCGGGGTCGTCGGTGTGCCGGACCAGCAGGGTCGGCAGCGCGCCGGCTCGGGGGAGGTGGCCGCGCCAGTCGAAGGCGTAGTAGTGGGCGAAGGCGGTCAGCCAGTCGTCGCCGCCGACTCCGTACGCTCCGTTGTCTTCAGTGTTGTTGGCGAGTACCGCGGCCGGCAGGTCGGCGAGGAGTTCGTCGGGGACGCCGGCCCGGTCGGGTGTGAAGGTGTCGAGCAGTACCAGGCCCGCCGGGGGCCTGCCGCGGTCGGCGAGGCGGGTGGCGAGCGCGTGGGCGGTCAGCCCGCCGGACGAGTAGCCGATGAGGATGAACGGGCCGGTTTCCGAGGCTATTTCGGGGGTTTCCAGAAGGGTCTCGGCGTAGAGGTCGAGCAGTGCGTCGGGGTCGGCGGCGAGGGGCTCGCCCGGGGTGTAGCCGGGGACGGTGGCGGCGACGATCCGCCGCTCGCCCCGGAAGCCCTGGGCGAGCCGGGCGAACTCCTGGGCGTCGGCGGTCGCGCCGAAGGAGGGCAGGCAGATCAGCAGGGGGTTGGTGGCGTCGACCGGCCCCCGGGTGAGCGGGACGAGTGGTGGTACGGACATCAGTCGGCCGGGGTCGGTGAAGGAGGGGCGGAACGCGGCCAGGCCGGTGATCATCCGCATGGCGTCCGCGCCCCGGCCGGACCGGTGGGCCCGTAGGTACAGGTGGGTGAGGGAGTCGCCGGTGCCGGTCTCGGTGCTGTCTGCGGGTGCCGTGTCCGGGGTATCCGGGGTATCCGGGGTGTCGGGGGATGCGGGGAGGGTGAAGCGGGGGGTGGCTTTCTGCGTGCCGGGCTGTCCCGCCGCGTCCGCTGCGAGCCGTTCCCGCAGGTAGGTGGCTGCCTCGCTCGGGGTGGGGTGGTCGAAGACGAGTGGCCCGGTCAGGCGCAGGCCGGTGACTTGGGCGAGCCGGTTGCGTACGTCGACGGCGGAGAGGGAGTTGAAGCCCTGTTCGACGAAGGTGACGTCGGGTTGTACGGCTGCGGGGTCGGCGTGGCCGAGGACGGCGGCGGCGTGTTCGCGTACGACTGCGAGGAGGATGGTCTCCTGTTCGAAGGGGGACGGGGCGGATGCGAGTCGGCCGCGCAGTGCCGCGGTCTCCGGGGTGGTGTGGGTGTCGGGGGAGTCGGGGGTGCCTTGGGTGTCGGTTTGCAGGGCGCGGACGGCCTCGGGGAGGGAGGAGAGCAGGGGGCTCGGGCGGTGCAGGGTGTAGATGGGCAGGAAGCGGTCCCAGTCGGTGTCCGCGACGACGAGCCGGTCGTGGCCCTCGTCGAGTGCTTCGGCCAGGCCCTGGATACCGCGCTGCGGAGCCATCGGGCGGAGTCCGAGGCCGGCCAGGGCGTCGCCGTCGTCGCCGGCGCCCATGCCGCCGCCGCCCCACAGGCCCCAGGCGACGGCCGTTCCCGCCAGTCCCGCGGCACGCCGCTGTTCCACCAGGGCTTCGAGGGCCGCGTTGCCCGCCGCGTACCCGGCGAGATAGCCGCTGCCCCAGGTGGCGGCGACGGAGGAGAAGACGACGAAGGCGTCGAGTTCCGTGCCGCGTTCAAGCGTCAGATCGTGCAGGTGTACGGCTCCGGCGACCTTTACTTCCGAGGCGGCCGCCAGTTCTGCTGTCGTCAGGCCGGTCACGGGGGCTCCGTGGCCGACGCCTGCGGAGTGTACGACGGTCGACAGGGCCGTCCCGGTGTCCCGCACCCAGTCCAACAGGCCGCTCACGGATTCACGCGCCGCCACATCGCACGACACCACATCCACAGCGCAGCCGAGTCCGGCGAGCTCACCAGCCAGCGCGGCCGCACCCACCGCGGACGGCCCCGAACGCGACACCAGCACCACCCGCGACGCACCCCGCCCGGCGAACAACCGCGCGGTATACCCACCGATCAACCCCGTCCCACCCGTCACCAACACCGCACCACCCGGCACAAACCGCCCCGAACCCCCCACCCCGTCAGCCCGTACCAGACGACGGCCGAACACACCCGAAGAACGCAGCGCGACCTGATCCTCACCACCCCTACCCGCACCCAGTACCGACACCAACGCCCCACCCAACCCCTCATCCAACTCCTCACACCCCACCGGCACATCAACCAGCCCACCCCACACCCTCGGCAACTCCAACCCCGCCGTCTGCCCCAACGCCCACACCTGAGCCTGCGCCACACTCGGCACCTCCCCCTCCACCACCGCAACCCCACCCCGCGTCAACGCCCACACCGGCACCTCCAACCCCGCATCCACCACCGCCCGAACCACCCCAACCGTCCCCACCACACCACCCGGAACCCACCCCGCCCCAACCACACCCACCTCATCCAAACCCAACAACGACACCACACCACTCACACCCCTCAAACCCTCCGCCAACACACCACCATCCACCACACCATCCACCACCTCAACCACCCGAACCCCCGCACCACAACCACCCACCACACGAGCCACCTCACCCGCCAACCCCAACCCCACCGACGACGCCACCACCAACCACACACCCGACAACCCACCACCACCCGACAACCCACCACCACCCAACAACTCCCACCCCACCCGATAACGCCACCCATCCGTACCGGAGACCACGGCCGGGTACTCGGGCCAGTAGCGCCGGTGCTGGAAGGCGTAGGTCGGGAGGGGGACCGTGCCGCCTCCGTTCGGGGGCAGTACGGCATTCCAGTCGAGGGGCAGGCCGGACACCCATGCCTCGCCGAACGAACGGAGCAGACGGTCCGTACCGCCGTCGTCGCGCCGCAAGGTGTCGATCAGGACCGGATCGGGCAGATCGGCCCGGGGTACGAGGACTTCCTCGACGGCGGTCAGCAGCACGGGGTGCGCCGAGACCTCCAGGAAGCTGCGGTGTCCGGAGCCCGCGAGGGTCTCGACGGCCTCGGCGAATCGCACTCCGCGGCGCACGTTGGCGTACCAGTACTCGGGGCCGAGGCCGGTGCCGTCGACGAGGCGT is part of the Streptomyces qinzhouensis genome and harbors:
- a CDS encoding acyl-CoA dehydrogenase family protein, coding for MTFDTAVIDELVGDGPAAWDAAGRIPVGLLRKLGEMGVLSAEVPARFGGPGADGLAGGELTAHIGALCSSLRSIMTVQGIAATTVHRFGDREQRHHYLGQLTSGRLACTAFSEPGAGSDLSGMTTRIRPAGDGTDDLLVTGEKMWITGAVYADLVLVFGQYDDGPGGAAAMVPTDTPGVSVEPVPSPLGCRAATHCRIVLDEARIPARALLGGGGQPLPLLFTTALSYGRMSVAWGCVGILRACLAAATADARTREQGGTPIAEHQLVARHIAELYTSERIATQVCRHAAEQWSRGAPDAAVAAVLAKQVAATHAARGAATAVQVLASRGFTDGHVVSRAYRDAKAMELIEGSTEISQLILARHALDTL
- a CDS encoding acyl carrier protein, coding for MTAANAGTHGPTVQKELTAFLAERTGNEPTPEQDLFTTGVISSMFALQLVVHLEDEYDIEIVGPELSMNHFRSVQAMSALVLRLSTAGSEGQDG
- a CDS encoding 3-hydroxyacyl-CoA dehydrogenase family protein produces the protein MTDIRNEQPGQHRLAVVGAGVMGTNITALAAGHGVSVTLVDIDDEILATARTTIRHKLKHAQLMGALPANRPQGTVTTTTSLADIADATTVIEAVVEITEVKRKVLAEVSALVTPGTLLISNTSCVPVDEMADWVARGEELVGVHFMNPSYLIKMVEVIRGSATTDATMDAVGALLRALDREALVVNDAPGFVINRLLHPLINRAAMLVQEGVATAETVDGLLEGCLGHSTGPLRTADLIGIDNLVDSLRVLHERTGDPECDPCELMLRKVRDGHHGRKTGRGFYDYRSATERNMR